In the Lutra lutra chromosome 12, mLutLut1.2, whole genome shotgun sequence genome, aaaaagcaaagcaaagctaaCATGCTCTGACAGCTGAGTGAGGGCCCGGCACCAAAGAGACGCTTTAGAtgtgctttctcttccttctttttcggGACTCAAAACAACCCATCAATCAAGGCAGCAGGGGTTTTCCACATGAGGTCAGGGAGGCCCAGCCGGGCCCATGGTCGCCCAGGCGGGGTAGGCCCGGCTCCACTGCCGGTCACTCAGTGTCTGGTGGGGTTCCTCTTCCTCACAGACTGCTTCTGGGACAACGGCCACCTGTACCGGGCGGACCAGCCCTCCCCAGCACCGGGCCTGTGCTGCCTCAACTGGCTGCAGGCGCAGAGAGACCTGGCGTCTGCCCCCGAGTGGGGTGAGTGTCTGCCGGGGGTGGCGGGCGGGTGGCGGGCGGCGGGCGCGGTCTGGGTCCTGGCCCCGTCCCAAGGcgccttctctcccctcccagacGCCGGCAACCATAGCTACTGCCGGAACCCGGACCAGGACCCGCGAGGGCCCTGGTGCTACGTCAGCGGCAACGCCGGCGCTCCCGAGAAGCGGCCTTGCGAGGACCTGCGCTGCCCAGGTACCCACCCGGACTCCGAGGACCTGGGGACCCCCGAAACCCCCTCgcccagggaggcctgggagcGGCCGTTACACCCGCCGCGCACGTGCGTCCGCGCGTCGccggccggccccgccccgcccccgcgtCGTCCGATTGGCCAGGGCTGTCTCCAGGCCTCAGGGCCCAAAGCCCATTGGCCGCTGCCGCCTCTCGGATTGAGCTCATCCTCGGCAAGAGCCTTGTAAACAACCGTGGGAGGCGAGGCCCCACCTCTTGGCCGCGCGCTCCCTCCCTGGTGCGCAGCCTCCGGGAGCCCTCGGGGTTTAActcccagccccactcccttAGCGAGTCTCTTAGTGTGTACTGGTCGTTTGTGGAGTGTCTGCTGTGTGTTAGGCACTCTACTCGCAGCGCTCCTGGAAAGAAGGTGTTTGGGGGGATCTGAGCCTCAGAGAAGTTCAGCGACATACGGAAGGAAATGGCAGGGTCCAGATTTGAATCTGAAGTTTCTTAGATTCCAGAGCGAAGGCTGGTTGCTCCTGAGGCGGCTAGACCGTTCTCTGAAATTAGATTAAATGGGATGTGTAACGCATATAACATAGGGATTGGTAAACAAGTGGATTCATGGATTGTTTCCTAGCGCAGAGGGAGACCCCTTTGAGAAGACGGCAAACTGAGCCGGACCTTGAAAGGTGGCAAGGATTTGAACagataaagattaaagaaagagAGGCTCTTTCTTAGTCCTTCCTCTCAGATTTGCCTTGTCCCAACTGTAGTGTGGCCCCCTCAGACCTGGTCTCGCCCTTGGGGCAAGGATGGATTTCAGTGTGTGTAGGCATCCTAAGGTGAACTCCCTTCCCCTTACCTCCCCCAACACTCCAGGCCAGTTTCCCCTGTGAAATTCACTCAGGCCACTCTAATGAGACATATTTTACACTTCACCTCCAGAGACCACTTCCCTGTCCCCTCCAACCTCCACAACAGAAACTGAGGAGGCGTCTGAAGTGCCAAGTGGAGAGGAGGTGCAGGTGTTCGCTCCTGCCAACGCCCTGCCTGCCCGGAGTGAGGCAGCAGCCGTGCAGCCAGTGATTGGGATCAGCCAGCGGGTGCGGGTGAACTCCAAGGAGAAAAAAGACCTGGGAACCCTCGGTATGATTGTCCCAACCCCTCCTGTGCCAAcatcaagaaatattttctgatcGTCTGGGGTGAGGCTAACGGGACCTTGTGCCCTCTCCTTGGCAGGCTATGTGCTGGGCATTACCATGATGGTGATCATCATCGCCATCGGAGCTGGCATCGTCTTGGGCTAT is a window encoding:
- the PIK3IP1 gene encoding phosphoinositide-3-kinase-interacting protein 1; its protein translation is MKEVRMLLAWVQTFLISNMLLAEAYGSGDCFWDNGHLYRADQPSPAPGLCCLNWLQAQRDLASAPEWDAGNHSYCRNPDQDPRGPWCYVSGNAGAPEKRPCEDLRCPETTSLSPPTSTTETEEASEVPSGEEVQVFAPANALPARSEAAAVQPVIGISQRVRVNSKEKKDLGTLGYVLGITMMVIIIAIGAGIVLGYTYKRGKDLKEQHDQQVCEREMQRITLPLSAFTNPTCEIMDEKTIVVHTNQTPVDLQEGSAPLMGQAGTPGA